The Metabacillus sediminilitoris genome window below encodes:
- a CDS encoding aldehyde dehydrogenase family protein — MRKKLYINGEWTQSEQYADLFSPYSEEKIAEIPQASEEQVDAAIDAAYHNRESMAKLTAYEKAKILENLVTLFKENRIKAAQIISLESAKPLKFSLGEVDRTIETYKFAAEEAKRIHGEMIPMDAAQNGGNRLGYTLREPIGVVAAITPFNFPMNLVAHKVGPAIAAGNTIVLKPASQTPLSAFFLAELLEEAGLPKGAFNVVTGSGRLVGDRLVTSDKVSMITFTGSPEVGLGIRNKAGFKKVALELGSNAGLIIDEGMDLDKIIPKCVTGAFSNQGQVCISLQRIYVHENVLETFTEKFKEATEKLILGDPLDEQTDLSALISRNDIERAKAWIDEAIEEGGTVVTGGEIVKNILLPTVIVDVKSHSKVSCQEVFAPIVTINSIENVEEGIRQINDSKYGLQAGIFTKDINTALNASKQLEVGGVMINDIPTYRVDQMPYGGVKESGNAREGLKYTIEEMTEMKLVVWNQEQF; from the coding sequence GTGAGAAAGAAATTATATATTAATGGTGAATGGACTCAATCTGAACAATATGCAGATTTATTTTCCCCTTATTCCGAAGAGAAAATTGCTGAGATTCCTCAAGCATCTGAAGAACAAGTGGATGCAGCGATCGATGCTGCTTATCATAATCGAGAATCTATGGCAAAGCTGACGGCTTATGAAAAGGCTAAAATACTAGAAAACTTAGTCACTTTATTTAAAGAAAACAGAATAAAGGCTGCGCAAATTATCTCATTGGAATCTGCAAAACCATTAAAATTTTCTTTAGGAGAAGTAGACAGAACGATTGAAACTTATAAGTTCGCAGCAGAAGAAGCAAAACGCATTCATGGTGAAATGATTCCTATGGATGCTGCGCAAAATGGCGGGAACAGACTTGGATATACGTTAAGAGAGCCGATTGGTGTAGTGGCGGCGATTACACCATTTAATTTTCCGATGAATCTAGTTGCTCATAAAGTAGGTCCGGCGATTGCTGCTGGAAATACAATTGTCCTAAAGCCTGCATCGCAAACACCATTATCAGCCTTTTTCCTTGCTGAATTATTGGAAGAAGCAGGCTTACCAAAAGGTGCTTTTAATGTGGTAACAGGCAGTGGACGGTTAGTTGGAGATCGATTAGTAACAAGTGATAAGGTAAGCATGATTACTTTTACTGGAAGTCCTGAAGTAGGACTGGGGATTAGAAATAAAGCGGGTTTTAAGAAAGTGGCATTAGAGCTTGGATCTAATGCTGGTCTTATCATAGATGAGGGAATGGATTTAGACAAGATCATTCCAAAATGTGTAACAGGTGCTTTTTCGAACCAAGGACAAGTCTGTATCTCGCTACAAAGAATTTATGTTCATGAAAATGTGCTTGAGACATTTACGGAAAAGTTTAAAGAGGCAACGGAAAAACTTATATTAGGCGATCCGTTAGATGAACAAACAGATCTTTCAGCCCTGATTTCTAGAAATGACATAGAAAGAGCGAAAGCATGGATTGATGAAGCTATTGAAGAGGGTGGAACGGTCGTAACAGGCGGTGAGATCGTTAAGAATATACTGCTACCAACTGTTATTGTTGATGTAAAATCACATTCTAAAGTATCTTGTCAAGAAGTATTTGCGCCAATCGTTACGATTAATTCGATTGAAAATGTAGAAGAGGGTATTCGTCAAATCAATGATTCAAAATATGGATTACAGGCAGGAATCTTTACAAAGGACATAAACACAGCTCTGAATGCTTCAAAGCAGCTTGAAGTCGGTGGTGTAATGATTAATGATATTCCAACGTATCGTGTCGACCAAATGCCATATGGTGGTGTAAAAGAAAGTGGTAATGCACGCGAAGGACTAAAATATACGATAGAAGAAATGACAGAAATGAAGCTAGTTGTTTGGAATCAAGAACAATTTTAA
- a CDS encoding TRAP transporter large permease, whose translation MGTITLMLFGILIVLIFFNVPIAIALAAASLLVVLIEGTVPLTLFIQTSFSSMDSFPLIAIPFFILAGDIMSRGGMARRLVDFIQSFIGSLTGSLGIIAIIASFIFAAISGSGAATVASIGAIIIPYMLKSGYSPGYAASISASAGALGPIVPPSIVFILYAVMANASISDLFIAGIVPGILVAVALIIVNYIICKKEGFGVLDKTTVLETATSVAETEKVGFWRSLNEAKWALLAPVLILGGIYGGIVTPTEAAVVAVVYSLIICTFFYKEINLKSILEIFLTSARTSGSVLIFVSAASFFGQVLSIERIPQFLADTIASWTTNPFIILLLINIFLLIVGMFMETVAAVLIFVPLLLPIVIPLGIDPIHFGMIICLNLSLGLITPPLGINLFIGSNIAGIQFEKTFKYVGIIFVALLVVLLIITYVPSITLFLPNLIGG comes from the coding sequence ATGGGTACAATAACATTAATGCTATTTGGTATATTAATTGTTTTGATTTTCTTTAATGTTCCAATAGCCATCGCATTGGCTGCAGCAAGTCTTTTAGTTGTATTAATTGAAGGAACGGTTCCATTAACGTTATTTATACAGACGTCATTTAGCTCGATGGATTCATTTCCTTTAATAGCAATTCCGTTTTTCATTCTAGCTGGTGATATTATGAGCAGGGGAGGCATGGCTAGAAGATTAGTTGACTTTATTCAAAGTTTTATCGGTTCTTTAACAGGAAGCTTAGGGATTATTGCAATTATTGCCAGTTTTATTTTTGCGGCAATTTCAGGATCGGGTGCAGCAACAGTAGCAAGTATTGGTGCGATTATTATTCCTTATATGTTAAAGAGCGGCTATTCTCCTGGTTATGCAGCATCGATATCAGCGAGTGCAGGGGCATTAGGGCCAATCGTTCCGCCAAGTATCGTCTTTATTCTTTATGCAGTCATGGCAAATGCATCCATTAGTGATTTATTTATTGCAGGGATTGTTCCGGGTATTTTAGTTGCGGTTGCGTTAATCATCGTCAACTATATTATTTGTAAAAAAGAAGGGTTTGGCGTTTTAGACAAAACGACCGTTTTAGAAACAGCCACATCAGTAGCTGAAACCGAAAAGGTAGGCTTTTGGAGATCGTTAAATGAAGCAAAATGGGCGCTGTTAGCTCCTGTTTTAATACTCGGCGGGATATATGGCGGAATTGTAACGCCAACTGAAGCAGCAGTTGTTGCCGTCGTATATAGTTTAATCATTTGTACTTTCTTCTATAAGGAAATTAATTTAAAAAGCATACTAGAAATCTTTTTGACATCAGCTCGTACATCAGGTTCTGTCTTAATCTTTGTCAGTGCAGCATCATTTTTCGGGCAAGTATTATCAATTGAGAGAATTCCGCAATTTTTGGCTGATACGATCGCGAGCTGGACAACAAATCCTTTTATTATCTTACTATTAATTAATATTTTCTTATTAATTGTCGGTATGTTTATGGAAACAGTAGCGGCAGTATTAATATTCGTCCCATTATTACTTCCGATTGTTATTCCTTTAGGTATTGATCCGATTCACTTCGGAATGATCATTTGCTTGAATTTAAGTTTAGGATTAATTACGCCGCCTCTAGGAATCAATTTATTTATTGGTAGTAATATAGCAGGTATCCAGTTTGAAAAGACTTTTAAATATGTAGGAATCATATTTGTCGCCTTGCTAGTTGTGTTATTAATCATTACTTACGTTCCTTCGATTACATTATTTCTTCCAAATTTAATCGGAGGATGA
- a CDS encoding TRAP transporter small permease, which yields MNEEKVDLRLEGLFCVLLLAIMTVLMFTEVVARYVFGSSFIWIEELTRYLFIWLTFVSAAYVTATKSHITVDVALSIFPKKVRPIIQKIGLLIWLAFSIVITYVGFEYSFTMLEVGGNSPTLGIAKGFIYLGIPLGYLCMTLRLIVQVFKEISTREAASTK from the coding sequence ATGAATGAAGAAAAAGTAGATTTAAGGTTAGAAGGATTATTCTGCGTTTTATTACTGGCTATTATGACCGTCCTTATGTTCACAGAAGTTGTGGCAAGGTATGTTTTCGGATCATCATTTATTTGGATTGAAGAATTAACAAGGTATTTATTTATTTGGCTTACGTTTGTTAGTGCTGCTTATGTAACTGCTACAAAATCTCATATAACAGTTGATGTTGCCTTATCAATCTTTCCTAAAAAGGTTCGACCAATCATCCAAAAGATCGGGCTGCTCATTTGGCTGGCATTCTCCATTGTGATTACTTACGTTGGGTTTGAGTATTCTTTCACAATGCTTGAGGTTGGCGGAAATTCCCCAACATTAGGAATTGCAAAAGGCTTTATTTACTTAGGTATTCCGCTAGGATATTTATGCATGACCTTAAGGTTAATAGTGCAAGTGTTTAAAGAAATTTCAACTCGTGAAGCCGCGTCAACAAAATAG
- a CDS encoding thiamine pyrophosphate-dependent dehydrogenase E1 component subunit alpha — protein MSNLIKIKNSSFSPEKLKTMLYDMMVIRSFEETLKKLYQQGKIHGTMHLCIGQEATAVGACVPLTKEDKITSTHRGHGHSIAKGTDVKKMMAELLGKETGYCKGKGGSMHIADLDIGNLGANGIVAAGLPLGTGAALTSKMKDLGYVVLCFFGDGASNEGAFHESLNLASVWKLPVIFFCENNLYGMSGWIKEMTNIENIADRGAAYGIQSETINGNEILKVVEATERAVERARNGEGPSLIEAHTYRWEGHSRSDARKYRTRDEEKEWKKQRDPIALFKEQLIEENIITEEEFIELGNRVQAEMDEAVEFAESSKAPDLETLTTDIYA, from the coding sequence ATGTCTAACTTAATAAAAATCAAAAATTCTTCTTTTTCACCTGAAAAATTAAAAACGATGTTATATGACATGATGGTTATTAGAAGTTTTGAGGAAACATTGAAGAAGCTCTATCAACAAGGGAAAATCCACGGAACGATGCATTTATGTATTGGGCAGGAAGCAACAGCCGTTGGGGCATGTGTGCCATTAACAAAGGAAGATAAAATTACAAGCACCCACCGAGGACATGGCCATAGTATTGCAAAAGGAACAGATGTTAAGAAAATGATGGCTGAATTACTTGGGAAAGAAACAGGTTACTGTAAAGGCAAAGGTGGATCGATGCATATTGCCGACTTAGATATAGGGAATCTTGGTGCAAATGGGATTGTCGCCGCTGGTTTACCTTTAGGAACAGGTGCTGCCTTAACATCAAAAATGAAAGACTTAGGATATGTCGTTTTATGTTTCTTCGGAGACGGAGCTTCGAATGAGGGCGCTTTCCATGAATCACTTAATCTAGCATCCGTTTGGAAGCTACCGGTTATTTTCTTCTGCGAAAATAATTTGTATGGTATGTCAGGTTGGATCAAAGAAATGACGAATATTGAAAATATCGCAGATCGCGGTGCTGCATACGGCATTCAAAGTGAAACAATTAATGGCAATGAAATTTTAAAGGTTGTAGAAGCAACAGAAAGAGCAGTAGAAAGAGCGAGAAACGGCGAAGGTCCTTCTTTAATCGAGGCACATACGTACAGATGGGAAGGACACTCACGTAGTGATGCGAGAAAATATCGAACAAGAGATGAAGAAAAAGAATGGAAGAAACAAAGAGATCCAATTGCCTTATTTAAAGAACAGTTGATCGAAGAGAACATCATCACAGAAGAAGAATTTATCGAATTAGGTAATAGAGTTCAAGCAGAAATGGATGAAGCGGTTGAATTTGCTGAGAGCAGCAAAGCACCAGATTTGGAAACATTAACAACAGATATTTACGCTTAA
- a CDS encoding SDR family NAD(P)-dependent oxidoreductase, whose translation MFDLQGKKAIITGGAQGLGFSMVEAFHQAGVEVAVIDISDEVLNLSNKLEANDVKVHGIKGNLLDIGNLRQSFNEALEKLGGTVDILINSAGLIERKPALEFSLESWDRILGLNVTSVFELSKLAAIEMKKQESGKIINMGSILSVLGGFNAAAYSTSKGAVLQLTKSLSNEWAEFGIQVNAIAPGYMLTTMNDDLMNDPVRGPQVEARIPAKRWGTPQDVAGVALFLAAPASDYVTGTLIPVDGGVLGR comes from the coding sequence ATGTTTGATTTACAAGGGAAAAAAGCGATTATCACAGGTGGTGCGCAAGGATTAGGCTTTTCAATGGTAGAGGCTTTTCATCAAGCAGGTGTTGAAGTAGCTGTTATCGATATTTCAGATGAAGTATTGAATCTTTCTAATAAATTAGAAGCCAATGATGTGAAAGTTCATGGTATTAAAGGGAATTTATTAGATATAGGGAATTTAAGACAATCTTTTAATGAAGCTTTAGAGAAATTAGGCGGTACAGTTGATATTTTAATAAATAGTGCTGGCTTAATCGAAAGAAAACCTGCGTTAGAGTTTTCGCTTGAAAGCTGGGATCGAATTCTTGGATTAAACGTAACCTCTGTTTTTGAATTATCAAAATTAGCTGCTATAGAAATGAAAAAACAGGAATCAGGAAAAATCATTAATATGGGATCCATTCTATCTGTACTAGGCGGTTTCAATGCAGCTGCTTATTCGACTAGTAAAGGTGCGGTTTTACAATTAACAAAGTCTTTATCAAATGAGTGGGCTGAATTTGGTATTCAGGTCAATGCCATCGCACCAGGTTATATGTTAACGACGATGAATGATGATCTTATGAATGATCCTGTAAGAGGACCGCAAGTAGAAGCTAGAATTCCTGCTAAAAGATGGGGAACGCCTCAAGATGTTGCAGGTGTTGCATTATTCTTAGCTGCTCCTGCTTCTGATTATGTAACAGGTACTTTAATTCCTGTAGATGGCGGTGTATTAGGAAGATAA
- a CDS encoding dihydrolipoamide acetyltransferase family protein, producing MATEVVMPKLGATMEEGTIVSWLVQVGETVEEGDPIAEIQTDKIVLEIEAETTGVLLKTLYDAGTVVKVHENIAYLGEENERVEDLEKQTPTASLQSAEAQRPGLAEESTIQSRQLETGSKIRRTPAARKLAEDNQLDLRMITGSGPLGRIQKMDVENYLARPRQKITPLAKKVADDQGIDIHGVTGTGTRGKIVKDDIVSISSIKTDETQQIVQAEKRVPFKGMRKVIADRISSSAYTAPHVTLLSEIDMTKCVALRKDLLPVIEKEEGLRVSFNDILMKATAFALKQHPGLNISLEGNEIVYHSNIHIGMAVAVSDGLVVPVLRDVDQKGLAVITREAKTIGKQARDGKLSPDDMQGSTFTISNLGMYAVDGFTPIINAPNAAILGVGRIQEKPVIVNGEVAVRSMMNVSLSFDHRIIDGAPAAAFLTDLKDTLENPFKLMI from the coding sequence ATGGCAACGGAAGTAGTTATGCCTAAATTAGGTGCAACAATGGAAGAAGGAACAATTGTTTCTTGGTTAGTACAAGTTGGAGAAACGGTCGAAGAAGGAGACCCAATTGCGGAGATTCAAACAGATAAAATTGTGTTAGAAATTGAAGCAGAAACAACGGGTGTCTTACTAAAAACATTATATGATGCAGGAACAGTCGTAAAAGTCCATGAAAATATCGCTTATTTAGGGGAAGAAAATGAACGAGTAGAAGACTTAGAAAAACAGACGCCAACGGCTTCTCTTCAATCTGCGGAAGCACAAAGACCGGGGTTGGCCGAAGAGTCAACGATTCAATCGAGACAACTAGAAACTGGCAGTAAAATCAGAAGAACACCTGCTGCTCGAAAGCTAGCGGAAGACAATCAGCTTGATTTAAGAATGATTACAGGCTCAGGTCCACTTGGAAGGATTCAAAAAATGGATGTGGAGAATTATTTAGCACGACCTCGTCAAAAAATTACCCCGCTGGCGAAGAAGGTGGCGGACGATCAAGGGATTGATATTCACGGAGTGACAGGAACAGGCACACGCGGAAAAATTGTGAAAGATGATATTGTTTCAATCTCTTCCATTAAAACAGATGAAACTCAACAAATTGTTCAAGCTGAAAAACGAGTACCATTTAAAGGCATGCGGAAAGTCATTGCCGATCGGATTTCCAGCAGTGCTTATACTGCACCACATGTCACGCTTTTATCAGAAATCGATATGACGAAATGTGTAGCTCTTCGAAAAGATTTATTACCAGTTATTGAAAAAGAAGAAGGCTTAAGAGTATCTTTCAATGACATATTGATGAAAGCGACAGCCTTTGCCCTAAAGCAACACCCTGGCTTGAATATTTCATTGGAAGGGAACGAAATCGTCTACCATTCGAACATTCATATTGGGATGGCTGTCGCAGTGTCAGATGGTTTAGTTGTACCTGTGCTTAGAGATGTGGATCAAAAAGGACTTGCTGTGATTACAAGAGAAGCAAAAACAATCGGCAAACAAGCCCGCGATGGAAAGCTATCACCTGATGATATGCAGGGCAGCACATTTACCATCAGTAATTTAGGAATGTACGCTGTTGATGGATTTACACCAATTATTAATGCTCCAAATGCAGCAATTTTAGGCGTAGGGCGTATCCAAGAAAAGCCAGTCATTGTCAATGGTGAAGTAGCGGTTCGTTCCATGATGAACGTAAGCTTATCTTTTGATCACCGTATTATTGACGGTGCTCCAGCGGCGGCATTCTTAACTGATTTAAAAGATACATTGGAAAATCCATTCAAATTAATGATATAA
- a CDS encoding alpha-ketoacid dehydrogenase subunit beta: MRDMTYLEAIRESMSQVMRKDEDVFIMGEDIGIYGGAFGLTNGMIEEFGPERVRNTPISEAAISGCAVGAAMTGMRPILEIQFSDFVMIAMDNIVNQAAKMRYMFGGKAKVPVVVRLPGGSGAGFAAQHSQSLEAWMTHVPGLKVVQPSNAYDAKGLMKAAIKDDNPVLFYEHKLLYNIKGEVPEEDYEIPLGVADIKKEGTDITIIATAIMVNRALEAAAELEKEGISVEVIDPRTLVPLDTETIFQSVKKTSRVLVVYEAVKRGGYGAEIASMIAESEVFDYLDAPIKRLGGVPTPIPYNPELEKAAVPQVNDIIQECRKLMNK, translated from the coding sequence ATGAGAGATATGACGTATTTAGAAGCGATTAGAGAATCAATGAGTCAAGTGATGAGAAAAGATGAAGATGTATTCATTATGGGAGAAGATATTGGTATTTATGGAGGCGCTTTCGGACTTACAAATGGAATGATTGAAGAATTTGGACCAGAACGGGTAAGAAATACTCCTATATCTGAGGCTGCTATTAGCGGTTGTGCAGTTGGTGCAGCAATGACAGGCATGAGGCCCATTTTAGAAATTCAGTTTTCAGATTTCGTGATGATTGCGATGGATAACATCGTCAACCAAGCAGCAAAAATGCGTTATATGTTCGGAGGAAAAGCGAAGGTTCCTGTCGTTGTCAGACTTCCAGGTGGATCAGGTGCTGGATTTGCGGCACAGCATTCACAAAGCTTAGAAGCATGGATGACACATGTGCCTGGCCTAAAAGTCGTCCAACCTTCAAATGCGTATGATGCGAAAGGGTTAATGAAGGCTGCGATTAAAGATGACAATCCCGTTTTGTTTTATGAGCATAAGCTTCTTTACAACATAAAAGGAGAAGTACCAGAGGAGGATTATGAGATTCCATTAGGTGTTGCAGATATCAAAAAGGAAGGAACAGATATCACGATCATCGCAACAGCTATCATGGTCAATCGTGCGCTTGAAGCAGCTGCAGAGCTTGAAAAAGAAGGAATCAGTGTCGAAGTCATTGATCCTCGTACATTAGTACCATTAGACACAGAAACGATTTTCCAATCTGTTAAGAAAACAAGCCGAGTATTAGTTGTTTATGAAGCGGTAAAAAGAGGCGGATACGGGGCAGAAATTGCCAGCATGATTGCCGAAAGCGAAGTATTTGATTATTTAGATGCTCCCATTAAACGCTTAGGTGGAGTCCCTACGCCAATTCCATATAACCCAGAATTAGAAAAAGCCGCTGTTCCACAAGTAAATGACATTATTCAAGAATGCAGAAAGCTAATGAATAAGTAA
- the lpdA gene encoding dihydrolipoyl dehydrogenase, with product MTSYDVVIVGGGPGGYVAALRAAKNGKKTALVEAADLGGTCLNRGCIPSKTLLKHAEIIEGIQKAKNWGIKTEGLSFSLTEMLARKDQVIATLQSGIEHLLNAGKIDVYKGYGTIHDDKKVTIQQENDSQQISGEKIIIATGSQPVVPPIDGIENVSYHTTDTIFSITEIPKSIVIVGGGVIGVEFANIFASLNTEVTIVELGGRIIPTEDEDASKELLKSLKKKGIKVLTKHQVISINENDSGKIVNVTSEKGKFESLTSAEILLAVGRKPNLSAVSDLNLKLSGRHIAVNNYLETSKKDYFAVGDVIGGLQLAHVASAEGLTAVENLDGKKEKMNYKVMPRCIYTNPQVASVGMSEAELKDKGIKYKVNKYSFSGNGKALAAGETEGFSKVMVDEKYGEIVGVVMVGAHVTEMISQSSAYMYLEGTVDELAQMVQPHPSLSEVLMESANSLIEKGIHS from the coding sequence ATGACCTCGTACGATGTGGTAATAGTCGGTGGCGGCCCAGGCGGTTATGTTGCGGCACTTCGAGCTGCCAAAAACGGAAAAAAGACAGCACTTGTTGAAGCAGCTGATTTAGGCGGCACATGCCTGAATAGAGGCTGTATTCCTTCGAAAACGCTATTAAAGCATGCAGAAATTATTGAAGGAATCCAGAAGGCAAAAAATTGGGGAATTAAAACAGAAGGCTTGAGCTTTTCATTAACCGAAATGCTTGCCCGTAAAGACCAAGTCATTGCTACTTTGCAAAGCGGTATTGAACACTTGCTGAACGCTGGAAAAATTGATGTTTATAAAGGCTACGGAACGATCCACGATGATAAAAAAGTCACAATTCAACAAGAAAATGACTCACAACAAATCAGTGGTGAAAAAATAATTATCGCCACAGGCAGCCAACCTGTTGTACCGCCAATTGATGGAATTGAAAATGTGAGCTATCACACAACAGATACGATCTTTAGCATAACAGAGATCCCGAAATCGATTGTCATTGTCGGTGGAGGGGTGATCGGAGTAGAATTTGCGAATATTTTTGCAAGTTTAAATACAGAAGTAACGATTGTCGAGCTTGGTGGAAGAATTATTCCAACCGAGGATGAAGATGCTTCGAAGGAGTTACTGAAAAGCTTAAAGAAAAAGGGCATAAAAGTATTAACGAAACATCAAGTGATATCGATTAATGAAAATGATAGTGGAAAGATTGTCAATGTAACCTCTGAAAAAGGTAAATTTGAATCGTTAACATCCGCTGAAATCCTATTAGCTGTTGGCCGTAAACCGAATCTCTCTGCAGTTTCAGATCTAAATCTTAAATTGAGCGGCAGACATATTGCTGTAAATAATTATTTAGAAACAAGTAAAAAAGATTATTTTGCAGTAGGTGATGTGATTGGTGGGCTGCAATTAGCACATGTTGCCAGTGCTGAAGGCTTAACGGCTGTTGAAAATTTAGATGGGAAAAAAGAAAAGATGAATTACAAAGTAATGCCTCGCTGTATTTATACAAACCCACAAGTGGCTAGTGTCGGAATGAGTGAAGCTGAACTAAAAGATAAAGGAATCAAGTATAAAGTAAATAAATACTCTTTTTCTGGTAATGGAAAAGCTTTAGCAGCAGGTGAAACAGAAGGATTTTCGAAAGTGATGGTAGATGAGAAATATGGGGAAATAGTAGGAGTGGTCATGGTAGGTGCTCATGTAACGGAAATGATTAGTCAATCCTCTGCTTATATGTACTTAGAAGGAACAGTTGATGAACTTGCACAAATGGTGCAGCCACACCCATCTCTTTCTGAAGTTTTAATGGAATCTGCCAATTCACTTATTGAAAAGGGTATTCATTCTTAA
- a CDS encoding sigma-54 interaction domain-containing protein yields the protein MENLLSKINIIGVFILNKQGDILFSNSIAQKYNYYFESIIESTLKGAKSFSLVTYPAEVTTFPYNQKIVVLINPLHELVRLKKEKESLQNLRNELNEVINSSFDGIVISDRDGMIIHQNPSYEKISGLSAKDCIGRSLKELEDEGVIDASASLKALKENREVTILQKINTGATVLVSAAPIRNKNGDIIKIVNNVRDLTHLKTLESEIQQLEKQNQQIHQELELLKEQNDPKLSIIANSDVMKDVLDRALRVAQIDSGVLIQGASGVGKEKIVELIHRRSFRKDHPLIKINCGAIPESLLESELFGYESGSFTGANQKGKAGLFEAAHHGTIFLDEIGEMPLQLQVKLLRVLQEHEITRVGGTKAIPVDIRIIAATHRDLSEMIADGKFREDLYYRLNIIPIKIPPLKERKDDVIPLIYHFLNRINQKYGINRKFTNDALNAFTNYDWPGNVRELQNIVERIALMSLNPEIDLNDLQKELQFHDDLKLNVTTSQVEDSVNDLGPLKDRIESYEAKIIRDTVKNFPSIRRAATALKVDQSTLVRKMQKYQIEK from the coding sequence ATGGAGAACCTGCTATCGAAAATAAACATCATTGGAGTCTTCATTTTAAATAAACAAGGTGATATCTTGTTTTCGAATTCTATTGCCCAAAAATATAACTATTATTTTGAAAGTATTATTGAGTCAACCTTAAAAGGTGCTAAATCTTTCAGCCTAGTAACATATCCAGCGGAAGTAACGACTTTTCCATATAATCAAAAAATTGTTGTTTTAATTAACCCATTACATGAATTAGTTAGATTAAAAAAAGAAAAAGAATCCTTACAAAACTTAAGAAATGAATTAAATGAAGTCATTAATTCCTCCTTTGACGGTATCGTTATTTCTGATAGAGATGGGATGATCATCCATCAAAACCCTTCTTATGAGAAAATTTCAGGTTTATCTGCAAAGGATTGTATCGGCCGCAGTCTAAAAGAGCTTGAAGATGAAGGGGTCATTGATGCTTCCGCTTCTTTAAAGGCTTTAAAAGAAAATAGAGAAGTCACGATTCTTCAAAAAATTAATACAGGGGCTACTGTCCTCGTTTCGGCTGCTCCAATTCGCAATAAAAATGGCGATATTATCAAAATCGTTAATAATGTCCGAGATTTGACTCATTTAAAAACGCTTGAGTCTGAAATTCAGCAATTAGAAAAGCAAAATCAACAAATTCATCAGGAATTAGAGCTACTAAAAGAACAAAATGATCCAAAGCTCTCCATCATTGCCAATTCAGATGTCATGAAGGATGTTTTAGACCGGGCATTAAGAGTAGCCCAAATCGATTCTGGCGTCCTCATTCAAGGTGCTTCAGGGGTTGGTAAGGAGAAAATCGTCGAATTAATCCATCGCCGCAGCTTTAGAAAGGATCATCCTTTAATAAAAATTAATTGTGGTGCTATACCGGAATCATTATTAGAATCAGAGTTATTCGGCTATGAATCTGGGTCCTTTACAGGAGCAAATCAAAAAGGAAAAGCAGGCTTATTTGAAGCAGCACATCACGGCACCATCTTTTTAGATGAAATCGGTGAAATGCCGCTTCAACTACAGGTGAAATTGTTACGTGTCTTACAAGAGCATGAAATCACTCGAGTTGGAGGTACAAAAGCGATTCCTGTTGATATTCGAATTATCGCTGCAACACATCGTGATTTATCAGAAATGATCGCAGATGGGAAATTTAGGGAGGATTTATATTATCGCTTAAATATTATTCCAATCAAGATTCCTCCTTTGAAAGAAAGAAAAGATGACGTTATTCCACTAATCTATCATTTCTTAAATCGCATTAATCAAAAATATGGCATTAACCGAAAGTTTACAAATGATGCGTTAAATGCCTTTACTAATTATGATTGGCCAGGCAACGTTCGTGAATTACAAAATATCGTCGAGCGAATTGCGTTAATGAGTCTCAATCCCGAAATAGATCTCAATGATTTGCAAAAAGAATTACAGTTTCATGATGATCTAAAATTGAACGTAACTACCTCACAAGTTGAGGATTCTGTTAATGATTTAGGCCCATTAAAAGATCGTATCGAATCCTATGAAGCAAAAATTATTAGAGATACAGTTAAAAATTTTCCAAGTATCAGGAGAGCGGCAACAGCACTAAAAGTTGACCAGTCAACACTCGTAAGAAAAATGCAAAAGTATCAAATTGAAAAATAA